From the Prunus dulcis chromosome 4, ALMONDv2, whole genome shotgun sequence genome, one window contains:
- the LOC117625621 gene encoding uncharacterized protein LOC117625621, whose protein sequence is MDASYILRKSSKEIFVSRDALIRWTHEQGKRNGFVIIIKRSDIGGAGKFKTGRILFCCERGDQFRKKKVVKSDSKTIHKLDQSSNPPKKKSVKSTGTKKCGCPKSLKGVNCGLRDAWQLEVVYGVHNHPAALNMEGHSYAGRLTVEENLLVVDMPKSLARPKDILYTLKRRDRLNVTTMKTSYNARQKKWGD, encoded by the exons atgGATGCTTCATACATTTTGAGGAAGTCATCAAAAGAG ATATTTGTTAGTCGTGATGCATTAATAAGATGGACTCATGAACAAGGGAAAAGGAATGGCTTTGTGATTATCATTAAAAGGTCTGATATTGGAGGAGCTGGTAAATTCAAGACCGGTCGAATTCTATTTTGTTGTGAGAGGGGTGACcaatttaggaaaaaaaaagttgtgaaatcAGATAGCAAGACAATACATAAGCTTGATCAAAGTTCAAACcctccaaagaaaaaaagtgtgAAGTCTACTGGCACGAAGAAGTGTGGTTGCCCCAAATCATTGAAGGGTGTGAACTGTGGTCTTAGAGATGCATGGCAACTTGAGGTTGTCTATGGAGTTCATAACCATCCTGCAGCACTAAATATGGAAGGGCATTCATATGCAGGGAGATTAACTGTGGAAGAGAATTTACTAGTGGTTGACATGCCTAAGAGTTTGGCTAGGCCAAAGGATATATTATATACTCTTAAACGTAGAGATAGGTTGAATGTGACCACAATGAAGACAAGCTACAATGCCAGACAAAAAAAATGGGGTGATTGA
- the LOC117625623 gene encoding uncharacterized protein LOC117625623 translates to MQEFKQTHRPIPLDCIHPRWRKLDFLEPRPIATPNNPPENAQLELFVKLFQSCSSETKRHVSMKLQEIMNPASTRLTQPQLKIKTKGRPKVDTSTQRLPFAFEVVLFGQDSAHSTDKVVTRPPRKKSKTIPQKRSVYRPKPIVDDSCLTPEFNKWFPKHMLIHIRGAQDVKSDGNCGFRAIGSLMGFGDNAWCKVRKDLLKELRKESIIYELILNVHQSLTFFPYETAPLDSIYHREISIGFVNHNHWIKVYLEGQHLMPPVDERWLRCATITASDWLTPYQNCIRQFRYEASITDPYDNDPIFIE, encoded by the exons ATGCAAGAGTTCAAACAGACTCATAGGCCCATTCCACTTGATTGTATTCACCCTCGTTGGAGGAAGTTAGATTTTTTGGAGCCCCGACCTATTGCTACACCGAACAATCCTCCAGAAAATGCACAGTTAGAATTATTTGTGAAGTTGTTTCAAAGTTGTAGTTCTGAGACAAAGAGACATGTTAGTATGAAGTTACAAGAGATTATGAATCCCGCATCTACCAGACTTACACAACCCCAGCTGAAGATTAAAACAAAAGGTCGTCCAAAAGTTGACACATCTACTCAACgtttgccttttgcttttgaGGTTGTCTTATTTGGTCAAGATAGTGCACACTCGACTGACAAAGTTGTTACAAGACCGCCACGTAAGAAGTCAAAGACCATACCCCAAAAGCGATCA GTCTATAGGCCTAAACCCATTGTAGATGACTCTTGCTTAACACCAGAGTTTAACAAGTGGTTTCCTAAACATATGTTGATACATATTAGAGGGGCACAAGATGTTAAGAGTGATGGTAATTGTGGTTTTAGAGCCATTGGATCATTGATGGGATTTGGTGACAATGCTTGGTGCAAAGTACGCAAAGACTTGTTGAAGGAGTTGAGGAAGGAATCTATCATATACGAGTTAATATTAAATG TGCATCAGTCACTTACATTTTTTCCATATGAGACTGCTCCATTGGATTCTATCTATCACCGTGAGATTTCGATTGGATTTGTTAACCACAACCATTGGATTAAG gTTTATTTGGAAGGTCAACACCTTATGCCACCAGTTGATGAGCGTTGGTTGAGATGTGCAACCATAACTGCATCAGATTGGCTTACGCCATATCAGAATTGTATACGTCAATTTAGATATGAAGCTAGTATAACAGACCCTTATGATAATGACCCTATATTTATTGAGTAG